The Festucalex cinctus isolate MCC-2025b chromosome 14, RoL_Fcin_1.0, whole genome shotgun sequence DNA window TGCtttcactttggaaaacaaagaTCAACATTCTTGCTGATTGTCTGACAGCTGAAATGCACCAAAACGGGAACTGCGTCGTCGCTTTTGACAACAAATAATAGTCGGTTGAATCTGAGATGAAAATTTAGCAGCTTGAGCAAGCTCATTGACAAATAGTTGCAACGTGAAGCCGTCTCACAACTTAGTGTGCAACCTTGGCGTCAATCGCAATCCTGTTTACAAGTAAAGAgtcatgagagaaaaaaacatttgatccGATTCATGGGTGGAAAAGTTGATAGAAGAATGGATTGTAAAAAGTCAGCtcgaaagttgttgtttttgtttttttggcaactGTCTGGCGTTCGTCAGCGAGCCTtgatgcgtgtgcgtgcaggcTCCGCGGCGGACGAGGTGACCTGCGGGAGGCCCCTGGGGATCCGAGTGGGGCCCAACGGGACTTTATTTGTTGCCGACGCCTACTTGGGCATCTTCGAGGTCAACCCAACCACAGGTGACACGCACCCTTcgttgcatcatcatcatcatcataagctTGGAACGAAGCGGCATTTGGTGGCTATTCCAGCAGAATCCAGATGTTGCGCTCTCGTTCACCAGAGCAGCAGGAAGTGAGGCAGGCACACTTTCTTTTgtcttttggttttgtttttgcaggcgAGTCCATCCGGCTGGTGTCGGGTGGTCAGGAGGTGGGCGGCAAGAAGTTGCTGTTCATCAACGACCTGGCGGTGACGCAGGATGGCAAGAAGGTGTACTTCACTTCCTCcagcagcaggtggcagcgcAGAGACTACCTCCACCTCATCATGGAGGCCACGGCCGACGGACGGTACGTATGGCACAACGCCGtccggcgtgcgtgcgtgcgtgcgtgacacGCTCCTTTTCCCTGCTTCCCATCAGGGTGCTGGAGTACGATGCGGAGAGCGCAGAAGTAAGCGTGGTGATGGACAACCTGCGATTCCCCAACGGCATCCACTTGCTTCCTGACGAGGAGTCCGTCCTGGTGGCAGAGACCACCATGGCCCGCATACGCAGGTAACTTAACTCGTTCATTCACTCACTCGTGGCCGGCTGTTTGACtcgatttggactgattttgcaagaatcttgtcttctattgctatcaaaacacggaaccaaacaaaagaaagattcaagtctcttctttcattcttACTtcgttttccgttttgcagcaattagcatgagaatgtagctaagttccatcattattcacaaatcgaatgaaattgtgagtatttgagcttggttgatctcttatactctgctgccacctgctggccatttatgTAATAAtgaccatttcttcaaccattctgtgcagttgagaggttgcatcaaagcctgtatgctctagcataaaaaaaacaaaacaaaacgtataaatgcgtctttgggacacttaaaacatattaaaatagaacgcatttgtacgtctttgggagcaaatgagttaatggtgcaTATTGCTCATCACAATCCCAACGAACGTTTACACAAAAAGCTACCTTTACGCCACAACACCTTAACAGCTACTCGGACATTTTCCAACATCTGATAGGTCAAAACCACATCCCAACTGTTTGATTGCTTGACCAAGTGACTTGCACTTTGCGGCAGGGTCCACGTGGCGGGACTCAACAAGGGCGGCATGGACACCTTCATGGACAACCTTCCCGGTTTCCCTGACAACATCCGGCCCAGCTCGAGCGGTGGTTACTGGGTGGCCATGTCGGCCGTGCGTCCCAACCCCGGCTTCTCCATGTTGGACTTCCTGTCGCAGAGACCCTGGATCAAGAAGTTGCTCTTCAAGGTAACAGACGCCGCCTGCCGCACTTCCGCGGACTGACCAAGGAGAGCTCACGCTTTGTCTCCGCCCACCAGCTCCTCAGCCAGGACGCCATGATGAAGTTGGTCCCTCGCTACAGCCTGGTGGCCGAGCTGCACGACGGCGGCGTCTGCTCGCGGAGCTTCCACGACCCCGACGGGCTGGTTGCGGCGTACGTGAGCGAGGCGCACGAACACGACGGGAGCCTTTACGTGGGCTCCTTCCGATCGCCTTACCTCGCCAAACTGGACCTGAGCCTCGTGTGATCCATCGCGTCACCCGAGTCctcccttcccttcccttcgTCGTCACGGATACGACCATCTTTCCTTTTCTTGTGTTACTTTTTTGCATCAACGTCAAACACAAAGTTTGCTTCATTCCACATTTCATTTCTTCGTTCCCTTTTGTCCTGATGTTGCACGACAGTCTCAAAAGGCTGTCCGGCTCAAGTTTGAAAATGGAGTTGGCGTAAATGATGATCCCGTACACGAAGAGCAGAGGTCATGTGACGTGGGCGACGGATTGTTTTGAGTCGTTCGTCATTGTAATCAAACCCACGAGTCCAAAGCAAACTGTGTACCAAGAGAGAACGTGGACTTGGACCAGGCAGCATCAAAAAAAGGCAACAATGACAGGTGACAGACTCGGTGTGGATTGAATAAAAGCAATGGAGAAGAATTTGTGCAGACTTGGAAGAGTCATTACTGATTGGATTTGCTTCAGCTGTGTTGCTTCTAGCATTCGCCACCAATTGAGTGGAACATGGCTGACCCTGAGAGtccacacagtaaattctgtagagtcaaTATGACTCTTTAGAgtaggaccaaatagactcagttttaggcCCCGTTTACATGGGAGCAAAGCCAGCTGcgttcctcccaaaaaaatcttggacagacagaaccgtctcaagacaCGCGAGTGAGGACATTTAACGGCTGTAATTTATATGCCAAGTCTGAAGTGGCGCTATAGTGCTGCCACAATGAGATAACGGAAAACGTAGAAGAATCGGCGAAGGAGACAAACCACTGATATGTGTAGCCGGTTTGAAGCCACCACATTACTCCTCCccagaaacgtttctcggcatacgatcgtATACATTTGTACTGTCGAAATTAGAGAacgtttgagacagtacttagtcgGAGCAATAGCGGTCTggcaactgagcgataaaagaaaagtaGTTAAAACAGTCATCTGcttgcgagatgggaggagtaagatggctgccctgtgacttcaacggcttgcacgggcgtgtatgcAGATCAGTGAGACAAACACAACACCGTAGAAGTGACAATCTcgggtgattcaagtacaacatcacgcaaaaacattttgctgtgaAAGCATAAACAAGTTCAGGAGGTTGCGCAAAAACGAGGAAGAcacggctatccgccattgttgttggcAGACTGGCGGTTTGTACGCAGTCACGGGAGAAGTACGTCGCTATCCTGCTATGGGGTCCACATCAGAACGGACAGAATGCGTTgggaaatctttccactctggagcccgcTTTCAGAAGTGATCCGTTTCAAGCGCCAAAACCGAGCCTCTGTGTGGACGAACGGCCCAAAcggtaaaaaatacaaacttgtGCGGACACACTGAAACAGGCTTTCGTGTGAACGGGGCCTTAGACTAGACTAATATttgcacttggaagagagtcaaATGAactcagacaaaacaaaacatgttgacgaacaaactcacgaccttcagctggGGGACTGCCAAACTACCACCTGACCTgcgctatgcccctcctactgtttgcttctATCAAAGAGGAGACCAAAGATTCAGTTTTTGCTCTCTTGGCATTatgaagattccagctgacacgagcgatatactaacacgCTGCGTGATTTTGTTCCTCATCCCTtcagtctttctttttttcaattctctatTCGACTCGCTTCCAAGTggaaatattactctaaaacttagTCGATTTAGTCCCACTCAAATTTACTGTGCAGTCAAGTCACAGGAGGAGCCGGAGGTGACCAAGATTGTAAGCGTGCCATGTGGAGTTGCCGGCACACTTCGATGCTCATGCCCAAAGTGCAATTCTGGTATCTGGAGTCcgcttttcatttttaaaatagcgTTCACGTCACGTCTGCCCCACTATAGCTCACTCTCGAACAGCCAAATCAACGTAGGGGGACTTTGTGGTATGGCAGGCGCACTCTGCACGCATACTTGAATCAAGTGAGTTCGGGACGTCATCACAGAGAATTCTGCATATGCATTTGGTCACAAAGGGCGAGAGTTGTCTTCTCGAGCCAAAAGAagcttgatgacatcacaaagcaccaaaacatttgcagccacaacaactGCCATCACTTCACACCAGACACCAAGTAAACGACGATGGAGGCGGGCAAGTACTCCATCAAGGCGGAGGTCATCCTCCCCGTGGTGCAGAAATACTTTGAGCGCATCGTGCCGGCGCAGTGGAGCATGTTGGCGGCGGGGACCATCAATTGGGCCACGCAGGTCATCCTGGCCGACTTGTGCACGGACATCATGCAGAAACTCTGCGCCGACACCATTCGAGTCGTCGTCCCGGAGTTCAAGAGGACTGACAAGAAAAGTACGAAGCTCAGAGTAGAAGGTGGACTgagcaccatgtttgctttggcaCTCAGCGTCCAGGAGCATCCCAGCAAGAGCTCCCAAAAGCTGGACTCTCTCTTCAAGAAGGAGATTTCTCAGAGGGTCAGTCACACTTTGTCTGAAGCCACCAGCGCCGACAGTCAACTAGTGTTGCTTATCTACAATCCGGGAACCTTTACCAAGATTGAAGTCCTGGCCAAGATGGTGCTGCTGGCCAGTGGTGCTCTTAAGGTTTACCTGAGCAAGATGGCCATATACACGCAGTGTTTCCGACCATGTTGGCGCCAAGAGGAAAGGCAAGAACCACAGTCAGAAGACTCAAAGTGCGGGAACGTGTGCATATTCAACCGGGAAGAAACCACGGAGTCAGTGATGCAAATCCTCCGCAAGTGGACCGACAGCGCGGGCGAGTCCCTCTTGCTCTTGACAAATTGGGAACTGAAGAAAACAGCAGCTGAAATTGTGGAGACCGTCGTCAACGACCTGCACTACCCTGAACTCTTGGAGGAGGGGAGCAGTCACTCTTCTACGCCTCATTTCAATCTGGGGCTGGTAGAGGATCAACTCTGTGAGTTCTTTGAATCCTGCGTGTCACGCATAAGTAACGACGAATGGTCTCGCAAACGCAACTTTTTGAACTTTGGCCAAAAGACTTTCAAGGTGCTGTCCTGTAAGCTGCAGAAAATCCGGTGTCATTGCATGCGTGTGCGCTGTGAAGAAGAGATTTGCCTACCTGGCACCGTCCTGCAGAACCCCAAACCTGACGCTGAGCTCAGCTTCCAGGGAGTCCGATTAGGTCTTGAGGACGTGTTCCACAAAGTGGCACTAGCAGCCGAGGATACTAGCACAGATGTGGACGCACTGCGACACAAAGCCGACAAGTTCTCACAAGACCTTACGGATCAAATTTACCATTACATGACCGCCAACCGGACAATGGTCCGATCAGCTGCAGTGTGGAGGCGCTTCTCAGAGACGCTCATCTTTGAGGTGGGCGAAGAAAAACCGGACATCATCCAAGCTCTACACAAGATGGCGGAAGATACCGCGACCAAGTTTGTACAGCGACTGCTCCTCCGGCTCAAGATGGAACCGCTGATGGGGGGGAACCAGGCCGATGAGGTCTACGGCTGCTTGAATGACATTGACACGCTCATTACTGACACCTTGATCCCACCAGAAATTCCGGTGGCGTGTCTTCAGGACAGGGATGGTTCTAGGCCAAATACCCCACCTGTGGAGGAGGAACTGAGCGACGAGCTCAGCTATTCCCACCGTTATGCTTGGGTTTCCTCACACCGGTCATTAAGCATGGAGCAGGAGATGGTCCGCCCCGGAAGCCCCTGGCCACAACATGACCAAGATTCTGTTGTGTTGGAGGAAATATCGAGCGAGGAGGAGCCTTTGGCGTAAACACGCGTGCAAGGAGAATATCAGACAAGTGTTCCGACCTCAAATTACTCGGCAGAAATGTAAGTGATAATTGTGCAAGTATTGGCATTGAAAGTGAGCCTCCGGTGCCCCATCAAGTTTGATAAATATCTGCTGTTCCCATTTTTGTGTCTAGTCTTGTATTTGCCAACAATAATTCCACTTTCGTTCACCACATTGACAGGCCGTCACTCGCACCCTTACTTAGTACGTACTATCGAGTGATACGCAATCTTGACTCTGATATTTATTTCAGGGAAAAGTTCTAACCTGAGCTGAGAGACTTGCATAGAATACTGAGATGCGCGTACGCACAGCGCCTCGTCTGTCTCATCTCCTTTGTAGACAGTCACGCATTGGTGACTCT harbors:
- the apmap gene encoding adipocyte plasma membrane-associated protein isoform X2, coding for MSGCWEANTKLRLARRLYEDAVTGPESVANIGDVFYSGTADGRIVKLIGQRVHTVARLGKLPCGSAADEVTCGRPLGIRVGPNGTLFVADAYLGIFEVNPTTGESIRLVSGGQEVGGKKLLFINDLAVTQDGKKVYFTSSSSRWQRRDYLHLIMEATADGRVLEYDAESAEVSVVMDNLRFPNGIHLLPDEESVLVAETTMARIRRVHVAGLNKGGMDTFMDNLPGFPDNIRPSSSGGYWVAMSAVRPNPGFSMLDFLSQRPWIKKLLFKLLSQDAMMKLVPRYSLVAELHDGGVCSRSFHDPDGLVAAYVSEAHEHDGSLYVGSFRSPYLAKLDLSLV
- the apmap gene encoding adipocyte plasma membrane-associated protein isoform X1, giving the protein MNETAGLRFRRQHRHDVITDNPAERVRKGNGTYSGRVFRASLLSVGGFLLLPLLFILLILESPIQPDVLVLKEPPPMSGCWEANTKLRLARRLYEDAVTGPESVANIGDVFYSGTADGRIVKLIGQRVHTVARLGKLPCGSAADEVTCGRPLGIRVGPNGTLFVADAYLGIFEVNPTTGESIRLVSGGQEVGGKKLLFINDLAVTQDGKKVYFTSSSSRWQRRDYLHLIMEATADGRVLEYDAESAEVSVVMDNLRFPNGIHLLPDEESVLVAETTMARIRRVHVAGLNKGGMDTFMDNLPGFPDNIRPSSSGGYWVAMSAVRPNPGFSMLDFLSQRPWIKKLLFKLLSQDAMMKLVPRYSLVAELHDGGVCSRSFHDPDGLVAAYVSEAHEHDGSLYVGSFRSPYLAKLDLSLV